TTCTCGCCGTCCACGATGGGCTGGCTGATACCGACGCTGATACCCGGCATGGCGCTCAGCCGTCGGTTCAACCGGGCGACGAAGCTGGCCTTGGTCTCGCCGGCGGGCCAGGTGTCGTAAGGGGTCAGGCCCACGCCGGATTCGATGTGCGAGGGCGTCCACGGATCGGTGCCGTCGTCGTTGCGGCCCAGCTGCGTGACCACGTACGACACTTCGGGGAAGGCACGCACGGCCGCCCGATAATCGGAGGCCATGGCGCTGGCCTTCTCCAGCGACAGGCCGGAGGGCAGCTGCACCTGCACCCACAGGGCGCCCTCGTCGAGATCCGGCAGGAATTCCCGCCCCACGTTGCTGCCCATGACGGCGACACACGCCAGGGTGACCAGCACGGCCACCGCCGCGATCCATGGCCTGACCAGCAACCGGCCGAGCGCGCCCGCATAACGGTTCTGCAGCCACTCCAGCGGCTTGTTGTGGAACAGCTTGTGCGGCTTGCGAAACGCGAGGTACGCCAGGCCGGGAATCAGCACCAGCGTGGTCAGCAGCGCGCCGATCAGCGCGAAGCCCACCGTATAGGCCATCGGCGCGAACAGCTTGCCTTCCGCGTGCTCGAACGCCAGCAGCGGCAGGTAGGCGGTGATGATGATGAGCGTGGCGAAGAAGATCGGCCGGGCCACCTTGGCCGTCGCCTCGAGCACTTCCTCCGGCGACAGCGTGGTGGTCGGATGCGCCTCGCGACGTCGCAGGATCGTCTCGGTGACCACGATGGCGCCGTCGACGATCACGCCGAAATCGATCGCACCGAGCGAGAACAGGTTCGCCGGCGTTTTCGTCAGGTGCATCAGGATGAACACCACCACCAGCGAAAACGGGATGGTGACGGCCGCGATCAGCGCGCTGCGCGGGCTGCCGAGAAACAGGATGAGCACCAGGCAGACCAGGCCGACGCCTTCCACTACCGTGTGCTGCACCTTGTGCACGGTGGCCTGGACCAGGTCGTCGCGATCGATGTAGGGCACGATCCGCACGTCTTCCGCGGCCAGCTTCCGGTTGAGTGACGACACCGTCGCGTGGATGCCCTGCAGCACGCGCGAGGCGTTCTCGTGCAGCAGCATGTCGACGATGCCCTCGACCGCATCGGGGTTGCCGTCCTTGCCGAGGATGCCCTCGCGGGTCTGGTGACCGTACGACAGCCGGCCGACGTCGCGCAGCATCACGGGCACGCCGTGGTTGTGCGCGACCACGATGGCGCCCATGTCGTCCAGCGACCGGACCAGCCCGATGCCGCGCACCACGTACGACTGCTCGCCGCGCGAGATACGCCCGCCGCCCGCGTTGGCATTGTTGGCGGCCATCGCGGCGATCACGTCGTTCATGCCGACGCCCAGTCGTTGCAGGGCGGCCGGGTCCACGGTGAGCTGGAACTCCTTGGTGAAGCCGCCGAAGTTGTCCACCTCGGCCACCCCGGGTACCTGCTTGAGGGCCGGGATCACCACCCAGCGTTGCAGCTCGGACAACTGCATCAGGTTCTTCGACGGCGATTCCAGCGTGTAGCGGTAGATCTCGCCGGCAGGTCCGGAGACGGCATCCAACCCGGCGGACACGCCGGACGGCAACGACACGTCGGCCAGCTTCTCGCGGATGCGCGAGCGTACCCAGTAGTCCTCGCTGCCTTCCTTGAAGGTCAGCGTGATCAGCGACAGGCCGAACGAACTGCTCGACCGCATCGTGGCCAGGCCCGGCACACCGGCCAGCGCGCGTTCGATCGGCGTGGTGATCTGCTGCTCGATCTCCTCGGCGGCCAGGCCGGGCGCCTGCGTGGTGACCTGCGCGGTCACGTCGCTCAGCTCCGGGTAGGCCTCGATGGCGATCTGGGTGGCGGCGTAATAGCCGTAGCCCAGCGTGAGCAACATCACCGCGGCCACCACGCCCAGGCGATGGAAGCAGAACGTCATCAGGCGCGCGATCATTGCAGCAGCACTCCGCCACGCGTGACCACGGCATCGCCGGCCTTCAGGCCCTGCACGATTTCCACGTCGGCACCCACCTCGCGGCCGGCCTCCACCGTGCGTCGTTCGAAACACCAGGGCGCGCGTTCGAGGAAGACGCTCAGCCGGTCGTTGTCCATGACCAGCGCGCTTTGCGGCACCAGGACGTGGGGGCTATCGGGCGCGTCGAAGGTGGCCTGCCCGAACATGTTGGGACGCAGGTGATCCTCCTGTCCGGCCACGACGAAGTGCGCCTTCAGCCGCCGCGTGTCGCCGTCCAGTGCCGGATCGATCGCCTCCACGCGACCCTGCAGCACCACGCCCGGCAAGCCGATGAAGGTCAGTGCCGCCGTGCTGCCGCGATGGACCCAGCCGGCCTGGTCTTCGGGCACGTAGGCCGTTACCCAGGCATGGCCGGTGTCGCTGATCGTCAGCAGCGCCGTGGTCGCATCGGCGACCAGCGCACCCGGCGCGACGCCGAGTGCGGTGACGACGCCGGCCAGCGGCGCCCTGACCGCGACGCTGCCGTCTTTCGCCACCGCATCCGCCCCGCCGGCCAGGGCGGCCAGGCGTGCCCGTGCTCGGGCTTCCTCGGCGATCGCCTGGGCCGAGGCGCTGCGCGCGGCTTCCAGGTCGCGGGTGGATGCGCCACCGGCGTCGCTGACTTTCTGCGCACGATCCAGGGCCTCACGGGCCAGGCCTAGCGTATCGACCGCCTTGCGTTCGTCCGCGCGGGCATCGGCGATATCGACCGACGTCAGCGTGAGCAGCACCTGGCCTTTCTCCACGCGATCGCCCAGACCCACCCAGATCCGTGCGATCCGGCCGGTGCCGGGCGAGACGATGGCAACGGTACGCACCGGATCGGCTTCCACCGTGGTCGGCCAGGTGACATGCGATGCAGCGGTATCCACCCGCACCGGCGCGATGGTGAGGGCCCGACGCAACGGCGATCCGGCCCCGACCTTCACCACGCCGTGTTCCACGGTAAAAGCGGGCACCGGCGGGGCAGCCGACGGCGGGTGCGAACAACCGGCGAGTGCGCCGGTGAGGGTGACCAGGGCGAACGGGACGAGGGCAAGGCGAAGGGCAAGGGATGTCATGGCGCGATCTCGAGCGCACACGCAGACGCGCACCGCCCGATGCGGAGGCTCGGGCGTGCGACGCGATACGTGTCATGGAAAACGAAGGGCACCCGCGATAGCGGGCCACCCGTGGCATGGCCGTGCGGTCAGGCCGATGGTGGCGGTTGCATGCCCCTGCGTTTATAGCTCGTTGGATACATCGCGCCGCTCCAGGGATGGTCGCTGCACCGCAGCAGCGCGATTAACGCCGAGCCGTCTTTCGGTCGTCTTTCCGAAGGGCGTTTTTTACGAATTATTTTCGCGCGACAGTGACCAGCCCGGGAACGGATCGGGCAACGATCGCCAGCCGACGGTACCCAGGACCATTTCCTCGTCGGTGAGCAGGCAGGCATCCAGTGTCTCGCGCACCACCGCCTCAGGCAGATCGACACCGATCATCACCAGTTCCTGCCGCCGATCGCCGTAACGGGCGTCCCACAGCGCCAGCACCGCCCGGCGCTGGTCGTCGCCCGGCAGCTCGTCGGCATCCGGCGGGGAAACCCCGAGATCGCCTTCGTCGAAGGGCACGCGAAGTCCGGCGCGCACGCGATGACGACTGGCCCACCAGTGACCGGCGGCGGCGACCTCGGTGGCACCGCCGGCCACGGCCAGGCTGCCTACCCAGTCCATGCGCGAGGCCAGCCAGAAGTAGCCCTTGGCGCGCAGCACGCCGCGGATGCCCTCGTCGAACAGCCGTTGCAGACGTGCCGGATGGAACGGCCGCGTGGCGCGATAGACGAAGCTGGTGATGCCGTAGGCCTCGGTCTCGGGGGTGTGCGCCCCCATCAGCTCCTTGACCCAGCCGGGCGCCGTCTGCGCCTTGTCGTAATCGAACAGGCCGGTGTCCAGCACCAGCGCGAGGTCCACCTCGCCGAACGCCGCCTCGACGATCCGCGCGTCACGGTTGAGCGCACGCAGCACGGCGCGCACCTGCCGCCGTGCCACGCTGTCCAGCCGGTCGCACTTGTTCACCACGATGACGTCGGCGAATTCCACCTGCTCGGTGAGCAGGGTGACCAGCGAGCGATCATCGTCGTCGCCGTTGGACTGGCCACGCGAGGCGATGGAATCGGTGGAACAGAAATCGGCGAGGAAACTGGGGCCGTCGACCACCGTGACCATCGTATCCAGCCGCGCCAGGTCCGACAGCGAGAAGCCGTCCTCGTCGCGCACGTGGAAGGTGGCTGCCACGGGCATGGGCTCGCCGATGCCCGTGGATTCGATCAGCAGGTAGTCGAAGCGTCCTTCGTCGGCCAGCCGGCGCACCTCCTGCATCAGGTCGTCGCGCAACGTGCAGCAGATGCAGCCGTTGGAAAACTCGACCAGTTTTTCCTCGGTGCGACTGAGATCGGCACCGCCGTCGCGGATCAGCGACGCATCGATGTTCACCTCGCTCATGTCGTTGACGATCACCGCCACCCGTCGTCCGTCGCGGTTGTGCAGCACATGGTTCAGCAGCGTGGTCTTGCCCGCGCCGAGGAAACCCGACAGCACGGTGACGGGCAACCGGTTCGCGCGCGTGGCGGCGAAGGGCGCGCTCATGGCTGCAGGTCCACGTGGCTGGCAGTGCCCTGCAGGGTCTGCTGATTGCTGCCCGAGCCACCGATGGTGTCGACCACGATCTTCTGCAGCCCCGGGAACGCCGCCGCCAGACGGACGTCGACGTGATCCAGCCGCGCAGCGGTGTGGCAGGTGTAGTGATACGCCGCGTCGATATCGGCATGGCCGCCAGGCTCGGTCGCACCGCCGAACCCGTGCGGCGACACCGTCGCGGACACGAGCGTGCAGCTGGCCGCCGCGGCGGGCACGAACCAGGTTCCCGCCTTCAGCGTGGCAAGGGCCTTGTCCAGCGCCGCGTGCTCCTGCGCCGAACCCGGCGGGTGCTCGAAGCCGACGGCGTCATGGCCGGGCAGACTCAACTGCACGTCGAGCGCGTCGGCTTCCATCGACACCCCGACGCTGGCCTGGCCATGCACATGGGGCCCCAGGTGACGTTCCTCGGCACCGGCGGCGGCGGGCAGCAGCGCAAGCAGGAACGGAAAGACCATCATCGACATATTCATGGGTTCGTCTCCGGGTGAGTATTGTTATAATATAACACTCGAAGCGAGCGATAGCGTCATGTTTCGTTGAATTTGAGCAGTCTTCCTGCATTCGCGATGACGATGAACGCGCCGAGGTTTTGCAGCATCGCGGCGGCGAGTGCGCCGTTGCCGGCCCATCCGCCGCCGAGCGCCATGCCGACCAGGGCCAGTGTCCAGGCCGCGCTGAGCCCCAGGTTGACCCGTAGCGTGCGCCGGGTGCGACGCGCCAGCCGCACCGCCGTGGCGATACGCGAGAAGTCGTCGCCCGCCAGCACGATATCCGCCGAGGCCAGGGCGATGTCGCTACCCTGCCCGCCCATCGCCATGCCGACCAGGCCTGCGCGCAGCGCCAGGGCATCGTTGATGCCGTCACCCACGACCAGCGGCTTGCCCCCTGCGGCGACCACCGATTGGACGAAGGCCAGCTTGTCTGGGGGCAGCGCCCCGGCGACGACATCCTCCAGGCCCGCGATGTCGGCGACCCGGGCGGCTTCCGACGGACGATCGCCGGTGAGCAAGGCTTGCCGGCGGATGCCCAGCCCGCGCAGCGCGAGCAAGGTATCGGCCACGCCCTCGCGCACTTCGTCGGCCAGGCACACCCAGCCCAGCAGACGACCCGCCTCGGCCACGGCCGCCACCGGCCCGTCATGATCCGGCGGTGCGGACACCGCGACGCCGTGCTGCCCGAGCAGGCTTTCGCGACCGAGGAACACGGGACCCGCCGGGCCCTGCGCGCGCATGCCGAAGCCGGCCTCCTCGCGGATATCGTCCAGCGCGGCCGGCGTGCCCGGCCATTGCGCGATGGCACGCCCGACCGGATGGGTGCTGGCCGCGCCCAGCGCCATGGCGACGGACGCCAGGCGCGCGCGATCGTCCTCGTGCGATGGCGCCAGCCGGACCACGCGCAGGCGCCCGGTAGTGACCGTGCCGGTCTTGTCGACCACCAGGGCGTCGGCTTCGGCCAGGCGTTCGAACACGATGCTGCTCTTGACCAGGATGCCGTGGCGCGCGGCCACGCTCACCGCGGCCAGCGCGGTGGATGGCGCGGCCAGCACCATGGCGGAGGGACACGCGGCCACCAGCAGCGCGAGCACGGCACCCATGCTCTGCGTGGTGAACCAGAGGATCAGGGCGACGAGCAGCACCAGCACGAGGTAGCGTCCCGCATAGCGTTCGAGCAGCCGGGTGATCGGCGGCTTGCTCCGCTCGGCGTCCTGCATCAGCGCCACCACGCGACCGAGCGCGGATTGCGAGCCGACGCGCGACACGCGCACGTGCAACAGGCCGTTGAGGCTGAGCGAACTACCCAGCACGGTGTCGCCCACCGCCACTTCCACGGGCAACGATTCGCCGGTGAGCGATGCGGTGTCCACGCTGGCCGTTCCCGTGACCACCACGCCATCGGCGGGTATGCGATCGCCGGGCCGCACCTCGATCACGTCGCCGGCCACCAGCCGCTCGGCAGGCACCGTGTCCACCTGGCCGTCGCGCACCATGCGCGCCGTGCTGGCCGTGAGGGCGGTCAGGGCCTCCACCGCTTCGCGCGTGCCCAGCAGCGAGCGGTCTTCCAGCATCTGCCCGACCAGCATGATGACCGGCAGCAGCGTGGCGGTGACGAAGTTGGCCGACACCAGGCAGGCCAGGATCGCCAGCGCCACCAGCTGGTCGACCACGCCATGCAGGTCGGGCTGATGCAGGCTGCGCAGGGCCGAGGCGAACGCGGGTCCCGCCACGAGCACGGCGGCGACGGCCTGGAGCAGGCCCACCTCGACCGTGCGCTCGGGAAACAACGCGGCCAGCACGAACGAAAAAGCGATGAGGCCCGCGGCCAGCAACACCGCGACGATGCGCAGGCGCCAGCGGCGACGTTCGCTGCCGGTCAGCAGCATCGCGCCCGGCGAGGCGACGGTGGCGGTAACGGTCATGGGCTGGCTCCGGAGATCAGGACATGCGTGTGATCGCCGGCAGGCACCGTATCGACCCGGCCGACGATGTCGAAGATCGACCTGACCCGCTCGCGATAGATCTGGTCGACCACGGTGCGCCGGTCCAGCGAGGGGTCGCGGCCCAGCGACAGCACCACGGCCGAACGTTCCTCGGCCTTGTGCACCGCCTCCTGCGCGCGGGCACGCGCCTCGTCGAGGGCACGCTCACGATTCTGCTCGGCCATCTGGCGGCGGTTCTCGGCAGTGGTCCGCGCATCGGCCAGCGAGCGCTCCACCTGCTGGGCGACGGTCAGCACGCTGTCGAACGATTCCTTGGCCCCGGCGGGGATCGACGGCACCACGTCGATGCGCGCCACGCGGATGCCCATGCCGCCGTGGGTATCGGCCGCGGCGGCAAGGCGCCGGTTGACCTCGCTCACCAGGTCGAGCGCGAAACGCTCACGCTGCGTGGCCAGCCGTGGCGTGCCCGCTGCCTCCGGCCGTGCCACCAGGATGCCGTCGAGGGAGCGGCTGGCGCACAGGTGCACGGCGGCGGCGATGAGCGCACGCCGCAGCAGCGGCTCGATATGGTCGCCCGCGGTCACGAAGGCCACCGGATCGTCGATCTGGTAGAACAGCATGGTGCGCAGGTGGACCAGGGCTCCATCGCCGGTCATGAAGAACCACGTGTTGTCGCGCGCGTTCGGCGAGGTGGCGGCACCCTGCCCCGGCACGTCCTGCATGCCTTCGTCCATGGGCGATCGCGCCTCGAGCACGTCGGGCGCGAACTGCACCTGGCGCCCCTGCGAAGGCAGCAGGATCACGGCGTCGATCGGCGCGGGCCAGGTCAGCAGCAGGCCGGGGCCCGCCGTGCGGACCACCTGGCCGAAGCGCATGACCACCGCGCGGCTGTCGGCCGGCACGCGCTGCACGCCGTGCAGCAACCAGGCGCCGGCCAGCAGGGCAACCAACGCGAAGAGCAACCGGAACGACCAGGTCAGCGTGTCGGCAAGGACGGGTGCACGCATGGGCATCATGGCTTCTTCGCGCCCTGCCCGGCCGCCGGACCGTCCACCAGCATGCGGAACGGCGCGGCATCCGTGCGCAGGATGATCCGGGTGCCCGGCCCGACCGCGGCATCCATGGTGTCGAACGATCGCAGCATCGTGTAGAGCTTCGGATCGGTGGTGTACGCCTTCTGGTAGATGGCGGTGGACTGCGTCTGCGCGTCCGCCTCGATACCCGCCGCCTCGGCCTTGGCCCCGGCCACGGCGATGCGCGCATCGCGCTCGGCTTCCGACACGATCTGCGCCGCCTGCCGCTGGCCCTCGGCGGAGCGCTGCGCGGCCGCTGTGTCGCGCTCGGATTTCATCCGGTCGATCGTCGCCTGCAAGGCTTCGCTGGAGAGCGTCAGGCGCTCGATACCCACCTGGCGAATATCCACGCCGTAGACACGCCGGGCCTGCTCGCCCACGCGCTCACGCAGCCGCGCCTCGAACGCATCGATGCGGATGTGTCCCGGATCGGTGTTGACCATCTGGGCCAGGTCGAAACTGCTGGCCGTCATTTCCAGCGACGACGCCATCAGGCTGCGCAGCTGCGACGCGGCCACGTCCGGATCGTTCTGCACGGCACGCAGGAACAGCTGCACGTCGTCGGCGCGATGCGGCACCGACCAGACCACGTAAGCCTGCACCAGGACACGCAGGCCGTCGCGCGTACCCACGTCCTGCAGGCCACTGGATGTGGTGCGCAGCCGAAGATCCACCAGCGTGGTCGCCTCCACTGGCGAAGGCCATTTGAAGGCCGCGCCCGGTGCCAGCAGGACGCGGTCCGGACGGCCGAACCGGGTGACCACCACGCCCTCGCCCGGGCTGACGATGACGATGCACGCGCAGACCGCGGCCAGCAGCACGATGGCCGCCGCCACGGACCAGCGAACGGTACGGGCGCGTGGCGACGAGGTGGCCGATGCTTCGGTAATGCTCACAAGGTGTCCCCTGGTCCGGCTGCGACGGGTCGAAGGTCGAGCGTGGCCTTCTCGCTGTCGAGGCGGTGATCGATGATGGTGAGGTGGGCACGGTTGAGCGCGTCGCCCACGTGCGTCAGCCAGGATTCGAAAACGAACACGTCCGGCCCCGCATGCAGGCTTCTTGTGCTGGCCTGGAAGGTGGCGAAGGTAGCCTGGGCGCCGCCGATCTTCTCGCTGGCCTCGGCGCGGGCCTGGTTGACGGTTCGTGATGCGTCCTGGGCGGCACTGCCGCGCAGGGCGAACGCGCGTGCCTCGCTCTGGAAACGCATCGCGTCGCTGCGGATGCCTGCCGCCTGCACGTTGTGGTATGCCGAGGCGGCACCGCTGGGCGGATGGATCGCCTCCACCACCACGTTGACCACCGCGATGCCCGCATGGAACGCGGCCACGCGCCGTTGCAGGTCGTCGCGAAAGCGCTCGATGAAACCGGCGCGGTTTTCGCCCAGCAGTTCGTCCAGCGTGGACGACGAGAAATGGGTCACCAACATCCGCCCCGCCTCGGCGCGGATGAGCGCGGCCGGATCGGTGGCGCCGTACACCGAGGCCATCGCGCCGTCGTCGTCGTCGGCCACGCGGAACACCACGCGCAGATCGACGTTGACCACCTGGAAGCCCTGCCGGTCACCGGAGCGGCTGGCGATGAGGTAGCTGGCCTCGCCCGGGTGCGAGCCATCCCACAGCCGGTCCGCCGTCGCGGCCGGAATCGCCTCCGCGCCCATCGCGCCCTCGGCATCGTCGGCACCCGCACTGGCCAGTTCGGCCATGAGGCGACCGCCCGGCTTGCCGGAAAACACGATCGGCAGCGGATGGATCACCCCGAACTCCACCGTGCGTGCGCGCCCCAGCGGCCACGGCAGGTGCACGTGCAGGCCCGGTCCGACGACGGCGACCGGCACGCCGAAGCGTTCGACGACCGCGCGCTGCGACACGCCCAGGACGGTCACGGCGCTGGACAGCCACGCCAGCAGCAGCACGAAGAGTCCGGTCGGCAACGCGGCGCGGGCGAGGAAGGCCAGTACCCAGCTGCGCGCGAGGTCGATCCCGTAGGCATCGCGCAACCAGCGCGCCGCATGGCCCGGACGCGGCCATGCCATGCGCAGCACGGAGGTCAGCCACGGGAGGGCCGGATTGCGCCGCGTGGACGTGGGACCCAGCGGCATGAACAGTTGCAGCGCCGCGCGCAGGATGGACTCGACCGCACAGGCGCCGATGACGCCACCGACGACGTAAAGCACGCCGTTGGCCCACAGGTAGCCCTGCGCGGCGAACAGGCTGGCGACGCCGCCCGCGGCCAGGGACAGCAGCGGCGCCCGCAGCAGATCGCCCACGCCCGGCCCGTCTCCAGGCGACCAGGTCGCCGCCAGCCTTTGCAGGAATACGGCGGGTAGCGTGGCCAGCAGCAGAACCACCGCGGTCCACAGGGGCGGCGGCGTATCCATCCAGCCTGGCACGCGGAGGAACCCGACGACGCCCAGCAGCACGACGAGGTTGCCCGCGACGGCCACGATCCCCGGCAACCAGTCGCCGGTCCAGTCGATGGCGTCGAACCGTGCCCGAAGCCGGCGTAAGGCAAGCGTGGCCTGTGCGAGCCAGGGCGACGACGGCAGCTTCGGGTAGGCCATGGCCCGGGCCGGGCCGACCCAACCGTCCGGCCGTGCACGCACGCGTGCTACCAGACCTTCGGCGAACCACCCCGTGGCGGCGGCCAGCAGGGACAGGCCGGCCAGGCGGAGCGCCAGTGCGTCGGCCGACAGGGCGACTAGAGAAAGGATGAAGGCAAGCGTGCCGGCCACCGGCATGATCCAGGGGACCGATGGCGACGGACGTCGGTCACCAGCGTGCGAATACGGGAGCATGTGCGACGCCTGCAAACGAAAAGGGCCGGACCCCACGAGGCGTCCGGCTGCGACGTTATGTTATAACGTCTATCGCAATCAAGCCCCAGGCGTCATTCCTCAGGAACTTGCGAAAGTGTGGGCGGCCTTCGGGCTTCGGGGCGCTACCACGTCCCTGGGAGAGCTTCGCCAAGGCGTTCAGCATCGCGCCGATGACGTGCCGGAGCGGAATTGAGTTTAACGGGCCGGGCGGTCACTATCCCCGGTATTCCCGTCAGGTTCCCTACGCGCCCGCCATGCCGCCCAAGAAAAGCACGCCGAAGAAGACCGCTCCAGCGAAGGCAAGACAGAAGATGCAGATGGCGGACATCGCCCGCCTGAGCGGCGTGTCCAAGTCCACCGTATCGCGCGCACTGGCCGGCAGCGCGCTCATCAGCGAGGAAACCCGGGAGCGCGTCCGCGAGGTCGCCTCCCGTTTCAAGTACACGATCAACCGGATGGCGGTGGAGTTGCGCTCCGGCACCAACCGCACCATCGCCGTCGTGGTGCCCTACGAGGACCACTGCCGCCAGACCTTCGCCGACCCCTTCTTCCACGCCATGATCGGCAGCCTGGCCGACGCGCTGACCGAGCGCGGGCTGGAAATGCTGCTCACGCGCGTTCCCGCCGACCACATCGATTCAATCGCCGCCATCGTCGACGGCGGCCGCGCCGCAGGCGTCATCCTCATCGGCCAGTGGCGCCAGCACGAGGCGCTGAACGAACTGGCCGCCCGGTCCGTACCGTTCGTGGTCTGGGGTGCCCACCTTCCCGGGCAGCAATACTGCAGCATCGGTGGCGACAACCGGCTGGGCGGCCGCCTTGCCGGCGAGCATCTGGTGGCGAAGGGCCGCACGCAGGCCATCTTCCTGGGTGACCGCGAGCTACCGGAAGTGGCCCTGCGCCTCAAGGGCTTCACCGAGGCCCTCAAGGCCGGCGGCGCATCCCTCGGCGCGCGCCGGATCAAGGCGACGTCGTTCCTGCCGGACTCGGGGCGCGAGGTCATGCAGGCGGTGATGAAAGAAGGCCATGCCATCGATGCCATCTTCGCCAGCAGCGACCTCCTGGCCATGACGGCCGTGGGCGTCCTGCACGAGCACGGCATCTCTGTACCTGGCGACGTATCCGTCATCGGCTACGACGACGTGGGCATCTCGGCGCACTTCAATCCGCCGCTGACCACGGTGCGACAGCCCATCCATGCCGGCGGCGTGGCGCTGGTCGATGCATTGACCCGGCTCATCGCCGGCGAAGCCGTGGCGGACGAGCCCATGCTGCCGACGGAACTGGTCGCGCGCGCCAGCAGTTGAAGCTGCCGCCGCGACCTCAGTAACCCTGGCCCGTCGCGGTCCTCGACTCGATCGCCACCGTGGGCGACCCGCCGGCCGATGACACCACCACCCGGTTGCGCCCGCCCCGCTTGGCCGCGTACAGGGCGCTATCGGCCGTCATGACCATGTCGTTCCAGGCCTCGCCCGGCTGCGCCACGTGCAGCCCCACGCTGACCGTGCAGGCCAGGCTGTCGCGCGCGTTGAGCAGGATGGGTTCGCCTTCCACCGCCTGGCGTAGTCGTTCGGCGACCAGTCCTGCCGCCCAATCGTCGGCATCCAGCAGCAACACCATGAATTCCTCGCCGCCCACGCGGCCCAACCGGTGCGGCGGCGGCACATGCAAGCGCAGCCGGTCGGCGATCGCGACCAGGGCCTCATCGCCGCCGACATGGCCCCAGCGATCGTTGATCCCCTTGAAATGGTCGACGTCGATCATCACCACCCCGATCCGCTGGCGCCGTCGTGACGCATCCACGGCGGCACGCTGGCCCAGCTCCCAGATGACCCGGCGATTGGACAACCCGGTCAGCGCATCCTGGCTGGCATACCGGACCAGTTCGGCATCGAACTGCCGGGTCAGCATCCACAGGAACCCCGGCGTGATGACCCAGGTCAGGAGCAGCCGGGTCAGCAGGCCGAAGTTCGCGGTGGGATCGACACCGATAACCATGTCGGCATGGGCCAGCCACCACAGGCAACGCGCCAGCAGCGCCAGCGCCCAGAGGAAATGGAACGCGGCGCCCACCCGTGCCGCGGCGCGACGGGATTCGTCACGGCATTGCCAGAGCATGACGCCGGCCGCCACGGTGAGCATGCCGCGCAGCGTGGTGCCGGCCGGGATCATGAACTGGTAAAGCTGGCCCACCACGCCCACGTAGATCACTTCGAGCAGCCCCATCACCGAGACCAGGACGATCAGCGGCCATATCCGGAACGGGCGATCGAGATACAGCCAGAACGAAACGAGCGAGAACGTCGTGCCCAGGTCGATCAGGAGGTTGCCCACCACGCTCGACCCGATCACGACGACACGGAATGCGGGCACGATCAACACGATGAAGCCCGCGGCTATGCCGGCATGACTGGCCGCCATCCACAGCATGCCCTGGATGTAGCGACGCTTGCGCAGCGCGACGTGCAGGGCCGCGAACATGATGGCGGACAGCGTCGAGAACAACGCATTGATGATGAGCAAGGTGCCGGCATGCGCCTGCGCCGCGAGCCATTCCACGTAGATCACCAACCCTGACGAGTGACGGGCGTTCGCCCGGCGCGAAGTATAGAGCGAGCCCTTCTTACCAAGGCTACACCCCGTGTAT
This DNA window, taken from Luteibacter sp. 9135, encodes the following:
- a CDS encoding heavy metal translocating P-type ATPase, with protein sequence MTVTATVASPGAMLLTGSERRRWRLRIVAVLLAAGLIAFSFVLAALFPERTVEVGLLQAVAAVLVAGPAFASALRSLHQPDLHGVVDQLVALAILACLVSANFVTATLLPVIMLVGQMLEDRSLLGTREAVEALTALTASTARMVRDGQVDTVPAERLVAGDVIEVRPGDRIPADGVVVTGTASVDTASLTGESLPVEVAVGDTVLGSSLSLNGLLHVRVSRVGSQSALGRVVALMQDAERSKPPITRLLERYAGRYLVLVLLVALILWFTTQSMGAVLALLVAACPSAMVLAAPSTALAAVSVAARHGILVKSSIVFERLAEADALVVDKTGTVTTGRLRVVRLAPSHEDDRARLASVAMALGAASTHPVGRAIAQWPGTPAALDDIREEAGFGMRAQGPAGPVFLGRESLLGQHGVAVSAPPDHDGPVAAVAEAGRLLGWVCLADEVREGVADTLLALRGLGIRRQALLTGDRPSEAARVADIAGLEDVVAGALPPDKLAFVQSVVAAGGKPLVVGDGINDALALRAGLVGMAMGGQGSDIALASADIVLAGDDFSRIATAVRLARRTRRTLRVNLGLSAAWTLALVGMALGGGWAGNGALAAAMLQNLGAFIVIANAGRLLKFNET
- the hflK gene encoding protease modulator HflK, whose protein sequence is MLPYSHAGDRRPSPSVPWIMPVAGTLAFILSLVALSADALALRLAGLSLLAAATGWFAEGLVARVRARPDGWVGPARAMAYPKLPSSPWLAQATLALRRLRARFDAIDWTGDWLPGIVAVAGNLVVLLGVVGFLRVPGWMDTPPPLWTAVVLLLATLPAVFLQRLAATWSPGDGPGVGDLLRAPLLSLAAGGVASLFAAQGYLWANGVLYVVGGVIGACAVESILRAALQLFMPLGPTSTRRNPALPWLTSVLRMAWPRPGHAARWLRDAYGIDLARSWVLAFLARAALPTGLFVLLLAWLSSAVTVLGVSQRAVVERFGVPVAVVGPGLHVHLPWPLGRARTVEFGVIHPLPIVFSGKPGGRLMAELASAGADDAEGAMGAEAIPAATADRLWDGSHPGEASYLIASRSGDRQGFQVVNVDLRVVFRVADDDDGAMASVYGATDPAALIRAEAGRMLVTHFSSSTLDELLGENRAGFIERFRDDLQRRVAAFHAGIAVVNVVVEAIHPPSGAASAYHNVQAAGIRSDAMRFQSEARAFALRGSAAQDASRTVNQARAEASEKIGGAQATFATFQASTRSLHAGPDVFVFESWLTHVGDALNRAHLTIIDHRLDSEKATLDLRPVAAGPGDTL
- a CDS encoding SPFH domain-containing protein — protein: MSITEASATSSPRARTVRWSVAAAIVLLAAVCACIVIVSPGEGVVVTRFGRPDRVLLAPGAAFKWPSPVEATTLVDLRLRTTSSGLQDVGTRDGLRVLVQAYVVWSVPHRADDVQLFLRAVQNDPDVAASQLRSLMASSLEMTASSFDLAQMVNTDPGHIRIDAFEARLRERVGEQARRVYGVDIRQVGIERLTLSSEALQATIDRMKSERDTAAAQRSAEGQRQAAQIVSEAERDARIAVAGAKAEAAGIEADAQTQSTAIYQKAYTTDPKLYTMLRSFDTMDAAVGPGTRIILRTDAAPFRMLVDGPAAGQGAKKP
- a CDS encoding SPFH domain-containing protein; translation: MRAPVLADTLTWSFRLLFALVALLAGAWLLHGVQRVPADSRAVVMRFGQVVRTAGPGLLLTWPAPIDAVILLPSQGRQVQFAPDVLEARSPMDEGMQDVPGQGAATSPNARDNTWFFMTGDGALVHLRTMLFYQIDDPVAFVTAGDHIEPLLRRALIAAAVHLCASRSLDGILVARPEAAGTPRLATQRERFALDLVSEVNRRLAAAADTHGGMGIRVARIDVVPSIPAGAKESFDSVLTVAQQVERSLADARTTAENRRQMAEQNRERALDEARARAQEAVHKAEERSAVVLSLGRDPSLDRRTVVDQIYRERVRSIFDIVGRVDTVPAGDHTHVLISGASP